AACTGAAAATCGTACCGATATTGTCTCCGTTGGGTGGGGTGACAACCTCAGCGCCCGTATTATCTCTATTTGGTGGGGTCACAACCGTAACAATATTATTCCCGGTAGGTGGGGGTTCTCTAACTGGTGAGGGTTCTCTATTCAGCTCAGGTGGGGGCATCGGAATGGGACATGGAGGCTCCCATGGATGACTAGGAGGCTGAGTTGAGTCATCCGAGCCTGACTCATTATCTTGAAGTGAAGGGCTGTGGTATGAACTAATACGAACTCCTCGTGGTCGGCGTGCTCTACATGAGTATGGTACAAATCGACGACCTCGGGCACGTCGTCCAGCCCCTCTTCCTCGGGAACTTTCTTCCATCGTGTCACctgcatttatttaaaaaatctcaaatgGGTTAGAAGTAATTCAAACCAATATAATATAGCATGggattgatatttaaattaaaaagcacaaaaaatgTTTTCCGCaatattttttcacaatttaTGTACATCATTACAGCTACAATCATAGTAAGAGGCTTCCGGAACTCTCcagatttttcaatttaaatttaatgtgaaaTGCAACATAACTTGCTTCCCAATTGGTAAACTCAAAAGTATCGAAATCATGCAAACTTAGTTGAATGGAGCAACAACTGTATTTCTTGATACCTTATATTGTACATATACACATTACTAAAAAGGTAAACTCAAATTACGCAAGCAGTTCCGCTACAAGTAATAGCCAGTTGCCTAGGCTGATAGAGACTCATCGTCTGTGTAAAGGTCctcctcatctgaatattccTCATCACCAGAATAATCTCTTGAACCAGAATCCATCATGCCATCGTCAATAAAGTCTGTCGAACTTGCGTTTTGACCAGCCGTACTTGTCACTTCTCGTGCATCAATCAATATAGGTTCTATGTCATTCCTATTCagtggagttgacactggaCATGCATCGCACTGCAATGGTGCATAATTATATGTTTCCTCAGTTTCTTGATATGCATCATCATCACTCAAGGAGCCATCAATATCTTCTAACACTCTTGGCACCAATGGAATGTCATATACATTCCTGTTCGTGTAGTGTTGCACCACAAACCATCTCCCTTTGGCCCTTATATCTCTGATGTAAAAACACTGGGAAGCCTGGCATGCCAACACAAATGGTTCATCTTTGTACCAAGTCCTATCCATGTTGATACTGGTCATATGGTTATCAACTCGTACCCCTCGTCTCGgatcaccaacgtcaaaccaatcacacatGAACAAGTACACCCGCCGCCTACCCATGTAGTGCAACTCCACGATCTCATTAATAACACCGTAGaagtctacattattagtattttcaTCCCCAGTTACCACTACTCCTGAATTTTGTGTACGGCGCCGAAGTTCACGTTGTTTCGTATGAAATCTTTTGCCATTTATAATGCAAGCAGTATAGGATGCAACCCACCGTTCTGGACCACAGGCTAATGCATATAGATCATCTGTCACCTCAATTGGGTTGGTGATACGCTGGTCCTGAACCTACAATAATATTTTGGTGGAAAGTCATCacttatagattttttataataGTCAGAAAGGGTCGGGTTCATCTAAATATAAAGGGAGCGAGCTAACTTACACGTTTCTTCAACCAATTTGGAAATTCAGTACGATGTGTTTGATCGATACAATTAGGGATGTGCACCCTACATTTCTCGGCGTGCTCCCTGCATTTTGGAGAACACAAAATCATGCAGCAATTTCAGAAAGATACGCTAAGGACATACAACATAAATGGAGATGTCCCAAAAAGCCCTAAACAAATATTGTGATCACTTGAGGGATAATGGATGCTTACTCTAGGTAGGGTCCAACCTCAGCGCAGTTGTTGAGGACGTACCATGTTGCTTCCATTAGGAGTTTATCCGATAATTGCCTGTTGGTAGCTGTACCAATGGGCCGAactttctggttgaaaattttgaatccatctatattctCGGCTTCACCATCAATATTGCGGTCATTTCGAATAAacttcgtctcaacatcttggagaTACAATGAACAAAATGTCAGGCATTCTGTGTGAATGTAGGCTTCGGCTATTGAGCCCTCTGGtcgggctttattcttaacataccgcttAAACTTGTcgagatatctctcaaatggatacatccacctatattgtactggacccccaAGTATGGCCTCACGGGGTAAGTGGACTGCTAGATGGATCATGATATCGAAAAAAGATGGGGgaaatatcatctccaatttgcaTAGAATTGTGGAAATATCAGTTTCAAACTGGGATATTTGGTAAACATCCAGGGTTCGAGCACACAACCCCTTGAAGAAAGTGCACAGTTCAATCAAGGCCAATGCAATATCAGTTCGTAAAAACCCCCCCACAGCAACAGGAAGTAGTCTTTGCATGaaaacatgacaatcatgacttttcaaccCTGAGATTCTGCAATCTCGTACAGAAACACAATGCGAGATATTCGAAGCGAATCCATCTGGAAATTTCACATCGGCCAGCCATTCACAaaatttcttcctttcttcacCGTGTAATGTATACAATGCTTGTGGCATTGTAACACGTTCTCCATCAtacttcaaatgtaattcttttctgaATCCCAAAATCTCCAGGTCACGTCGAGAATTGATATTATCTTTAGTTTTACCAGTTATGTTCATTAAAGTGCACAATATGTTATCgaaaatattcttttcaatatgcatgacatctAGATTATGTCGAAGACGCAGGGTTACCCAATACGGTAGTTTGAAGAAAATGCTATATTTTGTCCAGTTCAACTCTTCAACAGTGCGTTTTCTATTTCGATGAGATTTACCGTATTGCACATCCCCAAGCATCAGAAGTTGAGCTAAAATATCTGATCCTTCTAAAACTCTTGGTTGAATGCGATGATCTTCCTTACCATTGAACAAATTTTTCCTCTTTCGCCACATGTGATCAGACGGCAAGAAACGAcgatgtcccatataacaatgttttcgacCATACTTCAACCAATTGGAGTCAGTGCCCTCATTACAAGATGGACAAGCCAATCTTCCTTTTGTTGACCACCCAGAAAGAATCCCATATGctggaaagtcattgattgtccacattAAAGCAGCGTGCAACATGAAGGTTTCCTTCGTGGAGGCATCATACGTAGGTACCCCCTGTTCCCAAAATTCAAGCAATTCATCGACTAATGGTTGCAAATAAACATCAATGTCATTACCCGCAGATTTTGGCCCAGGAATAATGagggatgtcatgaagaattggtcCTTCATACACAACCAAGGTGGCAAGTTATACGGTACCAGGAttactggccaaatgctatacgGTTTTGCCATATTATTGAAGGGATTGAAACCGTCACTTGCCAGgccaagcctaacattgcgagCATCCTGTGCGAACCAACTATGGTCCTCATCAAATCTCTTCCAGGACTCTGCGTCTGCAGGATGTCTCATACTGGACTCATCGATGGGCCgttgctctttatgccatctcatttcACGGGCTATATTTGCAGTCATGAAAAGACGTTGCAATCTTGGTTTCAAAGGAAAATGCCTCAACACTTTTTGAGGGATAAGACGAGCCCTGTGGGTATTAGGCACCCACCTTGAAGCCTTACAGGTAGGACATTCATGaagattagcattttccttccagaataaggTGCAGTCATTGggacatgcatgaattttgtgaTAACTCATACCCAAACCCCgctccaatgactttgattcCTCATATGAATGTGGCAATTCAGCATCAGGAAAGGCAGTCCGTAACAAGTTAAGTAGCATATCAAACGACCTTATTGACCATCCACCGAGTGTCTTAATGTGTAACAACTTCACAATGAATGatagttttgagaattttgtacaACCAGCAAAAAGTGGACGTCGGGCATCCTCTAGTAGCTGCTCAAAAGATGAACTTGGAAAGGGATCTGGTATTGATCCACCAGTTGGCAATGGATTACTATGATCTTGGGGCACATCAACAAATGTTCCTGCCTGAATGTCAGCTAACATATggtccatgtcatcaatgtagTCATCGGCATAATCAGCAACATAATCGTCGTCGTCGTTGTCATTGAAAGTTTgtgtttcctcctccccatgaaagatccactgggtataatttggattgatcccaTTCAAGAACAAGTGAGTCTCCACATCAAATATAGGCAAGAAGAGAGTGTTACAGCATGAACGGCATGGACATCGAATGTGATCACTTCCTCCGGAATGGTTTCGTGCCATGTTGAGGAAAGTGTTAACCCCCTCGGCATATGCAGTTGATCGAAGTCTATTGGGCAAGTGCATccagcttttgtccatctaaaatggttgaaatcagCATATTAGTATATAAGGTTTCCCTTTAAGGTTCAATTTAGCTATACGATAGATGGGTTGTAGAATATGGAGGTGATTATACTAATCGGGGCTGTCATGTTTGTCGTAAGGGAATGACGAAGGTTGTGTATTCACTTTTGGTGTGTCTATGCCAGGAGTATTGAAGTGCTGCAGCATATGTCATCATGTTAAACATTGTAATATTTGCTAGCGTATGTTGGTATATGGCACAGGAATGCATATAAAGATGCTAAGAAGAAAGGACATTGATATGGAGGTTGTATAAGCTTGTTGTTGGTATACTTTACAACAGATTATTTAAAACGAAGATTCAATGGTTTAATGAAGAAATTGCAAACATATCTCAATGAACTGCACTTGTAAACGAACGTACTTGGGCAATAATAGGGAGGTTGTGAAAAACGTGATGGAAGTTTCAAGAGATTTAGTATGTGCttgagagagagcaagagagttAAGTATCATCAAAACCCAGCAAGGTCCTTCACATGAGGCTAGAAGTACACACAAATTCTAGATATTTTGAAAGCGAAGCCACAAGAAACAAAAGCCATAATCTGGAGTTTAAGGGTTCTGTTCGTTTTGTAGTAGAGAAGTTAATGATCATGTGGTGCATCTAAGGTAGCCACAAAATTAAAGTTTATGCTGAAAGAATCGAAGATGGATTTTTCAGAATCCAGCTGGTTTTTCTATGCCCAGCATACACATTTCCCAAAAATTCCCATGTGCAACCATACCACAACTTTGGACATAATTCacaaagaagagaaggttggggCAACAAAAATCTGAGCTTGTCAAAAGATAATTTTTACATAACAATTTAATAGTTATGGGCTGTGTGTGTATGTTTTCAAGTAGCCAGACATTTGGTCTTACATGGTTCAGGCTTTAGGACAATTTCTATTCATTTCAATAAAAGTCTTTTCAACATAGTAACTCCATGTACCCACTGTCTTTTCAATCCAACAACCACTTCAAATTCTATATACCTTGTCCAATTCTAACATAGTTTTCAATACACCAATTTTGTCTATGCTAGTCAATTCTGTATTTGAGTTTAAATGCCCATAGAATTTAAGCGTagttgaatttaaataattctGAGGTATAATCAGAAAAATATGGACCATCGACACTTAACTCTTCTGAACACCTAATCAGTGGTTTTGATGCTCTATAATTTCTAGCCTCACTACTTACATGAAGGTAAATTCACAAAATATGGACCATCTCACTTTGCAACTGTTTTATGACCAGTGGAGACCTAGAGCCTCACCAACATGTTCCAAGGATTATAGCATTTTGCCAGCTCCTACATTATCTATAGATAAACATGAAGGATGTCCAAGCAATATTGTCAATTATTTAAAACCTTATAGTTCTGCATACCAATTAAGTGTGACTTGGGAAATATGAATTAGGTAGTGAggtaattttagatattttgtaaatggtaataaaaaaaataatgtaacaatattaaaaatagtgaataagaggaaaaatagttttcaatatgtaaaaaataattgg
This Carya illinoinensis cultivar Pawnee chromosome 11, C.illinoinensisPawnee_v1, whole genome shotgun sequence DNA region includes the following protein-coding sequences:
- the LOC122282193 gene encoding uncharacterized protein LOC122282193, with translation MDHMLADIQAGTFVDVPQDHSNPLPTGGSIPDPFPSSSFEQLLEDARRPLFAGCTKFSKLSFIVKLLHIKTLGGWSIRSFDMLLNLLRTAFPDAELPHSYEESKSLERGLGMSYHKIHACPNDCTLFWKENANLHECPTCKASRWVPNTHRARLIPQKVLRHFPLKPRLQRLFMTANIAREMRWHKEQRPIDESSMRHPADAESWKRFDEDHSWFAQDARNVRLGLASDGFNPFNNMAKPYSIWPVILVPYNLPPWLCMKDQFFMTSLIIPGPKSAGNDIDVYLQPLVDELLEFWEQGVPTYDASTKETFMLHAALMWTINDFPAYGILSGWSTKGRLACPSCNEGTDSNWLKYGRKHCYMGHRRFLPSDHMWRKRKNLFNGKEDHRIQPRVLEGSDILAQLLMLGDVQYGKSHRNRKRTVEELNWTKYSIFFKLPYWVTLRLRHNLDVMHIEKNIFDNILCTLMNITGKTKDNINSRRDLEILGFRKELHLKYDGERVTMPQALYTLHGEERKKFCEWLADVKFPDGFASNISHCVSVRDCRISGLKSHDCHVFMQRLLPVAVGGFLRTDIALALIELCTFFKGLCARTLDVYQISQFETDISTILCKLEMIFPPSFFDIMIHLAVHLPREAILGGPVQYRWMYPFERYLDKFKRYVKNKARPEGSIAEAYIHTECLTFCSLYLQDVETKFIRNDRNIDGEAENIDGFKIFNQKVRPIGTATNRQLSDKLLMEATWYVLNNCAEVGPYLEEHAEKCRVHIPNCIDQTHRTEFPNWLKKRVQDQRITNPIEVTDDLYALACGPERWVASYTACIINGKRFHTKQRELRRRTQNSGVVVTGDENTNNVDFYGVINEIVELHYMGRRRVYLFMCDWFDVGDPRRGVRVDNHMTSINMDRTWYKDEPFVLACQASQCFYIRDIRAKGRWFVVQHYTNRNVYDIPLVPRVLEDIDGSLSDDDAYQETEETYNYAPLQCDACPVSTPLNRNDIEPILIDAREVTSTAGQNASSTDFIDDGMMDSGSRDYSGDEEYSDEEDLYTDDESLSA